The following coding sequences are from one Chthonomonadales bacterium window:
- a CDS encoding DUF1844 domain-containing protein — translation MANEEEGFTFVDRRRTGGEADTSADEPRVGVESEADTEADVDGDEALDGPHPRLGARDRLLMCIDILYQGAWIAMGLVNDPVTGQVERDLAEARLLIDSAGALAEQVQPHVDDATRRDLKNLISDLRVNFVQQTNR, via the coding sequence ATGGCGAACGAGGAAGAGGGTTTCACCTTTGTGGACAGGCGACGCACCGGTGGCGAGGCGGACACGTCCGCGGACGAGCCCCGGGTTGGCGTAGAGTCCGAAGCGGACACCGAGGCCGACGTCGATGGGGACGAGGCTCTCGACGGACCGCATCCGCGGCTCGGGGCCAGGGATCGGCTGCTGATGTGCATCGATATCCTCTACCAGGGCGCCTGGATCGCGATGGGCCTCGTGAATGACCCGGTCACTGGCCAGGTCGAGCGCGACCTGGCGGAGGCGCGCCTGCTGATCGACAGCGCCGGCGCGCTCGCGGAGCAGGTGCAGCCGCATGTCGACGATGCCACTCGCCGGGATCTGAAGAACCTGATCAGTGACCTGCGGGTGAACTTCGTCCAGCAGACGAACCGCTGA
- a CDS encoding Nif3-like dinuclear metal center hexameric protein, giving the protein MRLCELADYLDTYLDHASIADHRDACNGLQVEGRAEVRRVAAAVDACAATITAAADGGADMLFVHHGLFWGTTAPVTGLYYERLRALLRAEIALYSSHLPLDVHAEVGNSPVLARRLGLEVGGAFAEAEGRAIGVWCEAAIGRDELVRRVERALPTRVRLIATGPAEVRRVGIVTGGGGPYIGSAAAAGCDTLLTGEGAHHTYFDAEERGVNVLYAGHYATETVGVQALADHLRERLGLDTWFIDHPTGL; this is encoded by the coding sequence GTGAGGCTCTGCGAGCTAGCGGACTATCTGGACACCTATCTCGACCACGCCAGCATCGCCGACCATCGCGACGCCTGCAACGGGCTCCAGGTCGAGGGGCGCGCCGAGGTGCGCCGCGTCGCGGCGGCCGTTGATGCCTGCGCCGCGACCATCACCGCGGCGGCCGATGGCGGCGCCGACATGCTGTTCGTCCACCACGGCCTCTTCTGGGGTACGACGGCGCCCGTAACCGGGCTCTACTACGAGCGCCTCAGGGCGCTACTGCGCGCGGAGATCGCCCTCTACTCGTCTCACCTGCCGCTGGACGTCCACGCCGAGGTAGGAAACAGCCCCGTCCTGGCCCGGCGGCTCGGCCTGGAGGTCGGCGGCGCTTTCGCCGAGGCGGAGGGCAGGGCGATCGGCGTGTGGTGCGAGGCGGCGATCGGGCGTGATGAGCTCGTGCGGCGCGTTGAGCGCGCACTGCCGACCAGGGTGCGCCTGATCGCCACGGGTCCCGCCGAAGTGCGGCGCGTGGGCATCGTGACCGGCGGCGGCGGGCCCTACATTGGCAGCGCGGCGGCCGCCGGATGCGACACGCTGCTGACGGGCGAGGGCGCCCATCACACCTACTTCGACGCCGAGGAGCGCGGAGTGAACGTGCTCTACGCCGGCCACTATGCCACCGAGACCGTAGGGGTCCAGGCGCTCGCCGACCACCTGCGCGAGCGCCTGGGCCTGGACACCTGGTTCATCGACCATCCGACCGGCCTCTAG
- a CDS encoding Gfo/Idh/MocA family oxidoreductase — MHHDSNPGIALAVEGMTRREFIHGSAAIAAALGVPLTASAEAQERRAAAGRDARPVNCAFIGVGSQGSFDMKRVLSVPGVKMVAVCDIYPPHLERARKQAPGSEGYADYRSLLDRKDVEAVLVATPLHMHAPIVLDALKAGKHVFSEKMMAYTIEDAKRMARAAIAGKRVLQIGHQRRSNIIYNHGWELIHKAKALGNVTHVRAQWNRNGKWRRDPVPRDTDDRHWNWRMYREYSHGLMAELGTHQIHVANWYLGEYPSAVVGIGGIDYWKDGRTVFDNVEVVYEYPSGVKLNYTSLTTNQYDGFYEQFMGKDGTLIVSQETGGQLYREPSAAPEEWMKDPANPQKGARGQVGLKLDPEATKKLSTTGAKVGERAITGSVAGKDDYLLEMEDFFSSIRTGAPVSCDWRDGLGACVAAIRANEAMHRKARVEIHSSDYEL, encoded by the coding sequence ATGCATCATGACTCCAACCCGGGCATTGCCCTGGCTGTCGAGGGGATGACGCGGCGAGAGTTCATCCACGGCAGCGCAGCCATCGCGGCTGCTCTCGGCGTGCCGCTCACGGCGTCGGCCGAGGCGCAGGAGCGCCGCGCCGCCGCCGGGCGCGACGCCCGGCCGGTGAACTGCGCCTTCATCGGGGTGGGCTCCCAGGGCAGCTTCGACATGAAGCGCGTCCTGAGCGTGCCGGGCGTGAAGATGGTGGCCGTGTGCGACATCTACCCGCCGCACCTGGAGCGCGCGAGGAAGCAGGCGCCGGGGTCCGAAGGCTATGCGGACTACCGCTCCCTGCTTGACCGCAAGGACGTCGAGGCGGTGCTCGTGGCGACGCCCCTGCATATGCACGCCCCCATCGTGCTGGACGCGCTGAAGGCCGGCAAGCACGTGTTCAGCGAGAAGATGATGGCCTACACCATCGAGGACGCCAAGCGCATGGCTCGCGCGGCCATCGCCGGCAAGCGCGTCCTGCAGATCGGCCATCAGCGGCGCTCCAACATCATCTACAACCACGGCTGGGAGCTCATTCACAAGGCGAAGGCGCTTGGCAACGTCACGCACGTGCGCGCGCAATGGAACCGGAACGGCAAATGGCGGCGCGATCCGGTACCCAGGGACACGGACGATCGCCACTGGAACTGGCGCATGTACCGCGAGTACTCGCATGGCTTGATGGCCGAGCTTGGCACGCATCAGATCCACGTCGCGAACTGGTACCTGGGCGAGTACCCCAGCGCCGTGGTCGGCATCGGCGGCATCGACTACTGGAAGGACGGCCGCACGGTGTTCGACAACGTCGAGGTCGTGTACGAGTACCCTAGCGGGGTGAAGCTCAACTATACCTCGCTGACGACGAACCAGTATGACGGCTTCTACGAGCAGTTCATGGGCAAGGACGGCACGCTGATCGTGTCGCAGGAGACCGGCGGGCAGCTCTACCGCGAGCCCTCGGCCGCGCCAGAGGAGTGGATGAAGGACCCGGCCAACCCGCAGAAGGGCGCGCGCGGCCAGGTAGGGCTCAAGCTCGATCCCGAAGCCACGAAAAAGCTGAGCACGACCGGTGCGAAGGTCGGAGAGCGCGCGATCACGGGATCGGTCGCTGGCAAGGACGACTACTTGCTGGAGATGGAGGACTTCTTCAGCAGCATTCGCACCGGCGCGCCCGTCTCGTGCGACTGGCGCGACGGTCTTGGCGCGTGCGTGGCGGCCATTCGGGCGAACGAGGCGATGCACCGCAAGGCGCGCGTGGAGATCCACTCGTCGGACTACGAGCTCTGA
- a CDS encoding FAD:protein FMN transferase — translation MFNLLFGRALARWLERMTEAPAPESQVERSAPPAPVLELSDPQEATSAEPFVGGDEAALASPRVARGAMGCLFEIYLVGEDGESLVGAAEQALDEVERLDRQLSHYRDDSDIARLNAHAWEQWVRVEPRLFELLQRCAAWHAETGGAFDITAGPLVRAWGFHDGAHRVPGDEEIAGLLERVGMDRLELDARDNLVRFLTPGMEINLGAVGKGYALDEAADVLRFYHAGRGVLHGGQSTILALGAPPAQPGWELTLRDPRDGSHVETLVLRDEALSTSSGFQQSFEASGRRYGHILDPRGGYPAQGVVSAWVVAPSAAESDALSTACFVLGSEGAGAACGGRPGVRALLIEEDGVTRIGFGEPA, via the coding sequence ATGTTCAATCTCCTGTTTGGGCGCGCTCTGGCGCGCTGGCTGGAACGCATGACCGAGGCGCCGGCGCCGGAGAGCCAGGTCGAGCGCTCCGCGCCGCCGGCCCCGGTCCTTGAGCTGAGCGACCCTCAGGAGGCAACTTCGGCGGAGCCCTTCGTGGGCGGCGATGAGGCCGCGCTCGCCAGCCCGCGCGTGGCGCGCGGCGCGATGGGTTGCCTGTTCGAGATCTACCTGGTGGGTGAGGACGGCGAGAGCCTGGTGGGCGCGGCCGAGCAGGCACTCGACGAGGTGGAGCGCCTCGATCGGCAACTCAGCCACTACCGGGACGACAGCGACATCGCCCGGCTCAACGCGCACGCGTGGGAGCAGTGGGTGCGCGTGGAGCCGCGGCTCTTCGAGCTTCTCCAGCGGTGCGCGGCCTGGCACGCCGAGACGGGCGGCGCCTTCGACATCACGGCGGGTCCGCTCGTGCGGGCCTGGGGGTTCCACGATGGAGCACACCGCGTTCCCGGCGACGAGGAGATCGCCGGCTTGCTCGAGCGCGTCGGCATGGATCGGCTGGAGCTCGACGCTCGGGACAACCTGGTGCGGTTCCTTACGCCGGGGATGGAGATCAACCTGGGCGCGGTGGGCAAGGGATATGCGCTCGACGAGGCCGCCGACGTGCTGCGGTTCTACCACGCCGGGCGCGGCGTGCTTCACGGCGGCCAGAGCACGATCCTGGCTCTCGGCGCGCCCCCGGCGCAGCCGGGATGGGAGCTCACGCTGCGCGATCCCCGCGACGGCTCCCACGTGGAGACCCTGGTGCTGCGCGACGAGGCCCTGTCGACGTCGTCCGGCTTCCAGCAGAGCTTTGAGGCCTCTGGCCGGCGCTACGGCCACATCCTCGATCCGCGTGGCGGGTACCCCGCTCAGGGCGTCGTCAGCGCCTGGGTGGTCGCTCCGAGCGCGGCGGAGTCCGATGCGCTGAGCACGGCCTGCTTCGTGCTGGGCAGCGAGGGGGCAGGCGCCGCCTGCGGCGGACGGCCGGGGGTTCGCGCCCTCCTGATCGAGGAGGATGGCGTGACGCGCATCGGCTTCGGCGAACCGGCGTAG
- a CDS encoding aldo/keto reductase — protein sequence MLYGTIAGIDRPVSRLIMGTMVCTTDDMALTSRLLDAYVARGGNCLDTARVYAGGRTESAVGDWMHARGNRDAIVLIGKGAHPKGDGCPRVSPDGIAEDIAASLERFRTNRIDLCLLHRDDPEAPVGPIVEALHAHREAGRIGAYGGSNWTHARIAEANRHAAANALAPFVASSPYFGLARPNEPMWPGCVLLDEAGLAWHERARLPLLPWSSQAGGFFSGRYAPDDRSYPDVARVYFSDGNWERLHRARTLAGDRGLTPNQVALAYVLCQPLPVFPLIGPRAEAEIDDSLGALGVTLTPDERAWLDLSA from the coding sequence ATGCTCTATGGTACCATCGCCGGGATCGACCGCCCTGTGTCTCGCCTCATCATGGGCACGATGGTCTGCACCACCGACGACATGGCGCTCACCTCGAGGCTCCTGGACGCCTATGTCGCGCGCGGCGGCAACTGCCTGGACACGGCCCGGGTGTACGCGGGCGGAAGGACCGAATCGGCCGTCGGCGACTGGATGCATGCTCGCGGCAATCGCGATGCTATCGTCTTGATCGGCAAGGGGGCCCACCCGAAGGGTGACGGCTGCCCACGCGTGAGCCCCGACGGGATCGCGGAGGACATCGCGGCGTCGCTCGAGCGCTTCCGCACCAACCGCATCGACCTCTGCCTTCTCCACCGCGACGACCCCGAGGCGCCGGTGGGTCCCATCGTGGAAGCGCTCCACGCGCACCGCGAGGCCGGGCGCATCGGCGCATACGGCGGCTCCAACTGGACGCACGCGCGCATCGCGGAGGCGAACCGCCACGCCGCGGCGAACGCGCTCGCTCCGTTCGTCGCCAGCAGCCCCTACTTCGGGCTGGCCCGGCCTAACGAGCCGATGTGGCCCGGCTGCGTGCTGCTGGACGAGGCCGGCCTGGCGTGGCACGAGCGCGCGCGGCTTCCGCTGCTTCCCTGGTCGTCGCAGGCTGGCGGCTTCTTCAGCGGGCGGTATGCGCCGGACGATCGATCGTACCCCGACGTGGCGCGAGTCTACTTCAGTGACGGCAACTGGGAGCGCCTGCACCGGGCGCGCACTCTGGCGGGGGACCGCGGACTGACACCGAACCAGGTGGCGCTCGCCTACGTGCTCTGTCAGCCATTGCCTGTCTTCCCCCTGATCGGCCCGCGCGCCGAGGCCGAGATCGACGATAGCCTGGGCGCCCTTGGCGTGACGCTCACGCCGGACGAGCGCGCCTGGCTCGACCTGAGCGCCTGA
- a CDS encoding zinc ribbon domain-containing protein, translating to MPLYEYACAQCGARFTLLQPMTVARDGHACPECGSLCTRRVMSSFATSGADTSAAGCGPGGSGFR from the coding sequence ATGCCACTTTACGAGTACGCGTGCGCCCAGTGCGGCGCGCGGTTCACGCTTCTTCAGCCGATGACGGTGGCGCGCGACGGCCACGCCTGTCCGGAGTGCGGCTCCCTGTGCACGCGCCGTGTCATGTCTTCGTTCGCCACGTCCGGCGCGGACACGTCTGCCGCGGGCTGCGGGCCTGGGGGCAGCGGCTTTCGCTGA
- a CDS encoding NADH-quinone oxidoreductase subunit B — MASPTLGPGGQGFVLARLEELANWARRNSLWPLTFGLACCAIEMMGAAASRFDLARFGAEVFRPSPRQADVMIVAGRVATKMGPVLRQIYDQMPNPKWVISMGACASTGGVYNNYAVIQGVDQIVPVDVYVPGCPPSPDALIYGIIRLQEKIKAGSSGHVIELTPALKA, encoded by the coding sequence ATGGCGTCGCCGACGCTCGGCCCGGGCGGCCAGGGGTTCGTCCTTGCCAGGCTCGAGGAACTGGCCAACTGGGCGCGGCGCAACAGCCTCTGGCCCCTCACGTTTGGCCTGGCGTGCTGCGCCATCGAGATGATGGGCGCGGCGGCCTCGCGCTTCGACCTGGCCCGCTTCGGCGCCGAGGTGTTTCGCCCCTCGCCCCGACAGGCCGACGTCATGATCGTCGCCGGGCGGGTCGCCACCAAGATGGGGCCCGTGCTGCGACAGATCTACGACCAGATGCCCAACCCCAAATGGGTCATCTCGATGGGCGCCTGCGCCTCCACGGGCGGGGTGTACAACAACTACGCCGTCATCCAGGGTGTGGACCAGATCGTGCCGGTAGACGTATATGTGCCGGGCTGCCCGCCCAGCCCCGATGCCCTCATCTACGGCATCATACGCCTGCAAGAGAAGATCAAGGCCGGCTCGTCCGGCCACGTCATCGAGTTGACGCCCGCCCTGAAGGCATAG
- a CDS encoding NADH-quinone oxidoreductase subunit I, producing MSHYLRMMAARGRTQETIEYPEARRELPPRTRWRHYLTRYDNGLEKCIGCSLCAGACPARCILVQAGENTDVKRFSPGERYSVRYEINMLRCIFCGYCQEACPTGAIVLRKDFELSEYTREDALYTKQMLLEPLPPRARTDAPAPRAEGSPPTPEPASSS from the coding sequence ATGAGCCACTACCTGCGCATGATGGCCGCGCGCGGCCGCACCCAGGAGACCATCGAGTACCCGGAGGCCCGGCGGGAGTTGCCGCCCCGCACCCGCTGGCGCCACTACCTGACCCGCTACGACAACGGCCTGGAGAAGTGCATCGGGTGCAGCCTGTGCGCGGGCGCCTGCCCCGCGCGCTGCATTCTAGTGCAGGCCGGCGAGAACACCGACGTTAAGCGGTTCTCGCCCGGCGAGCGGTACAGCGTCCGGTACGAGATCAACATGCTGCGCTGCATCTTCTGCGGCTACTGCCAGGAGGCCTGCCCGACGGGCGCGATCGTGCTGCGCAAGGACTTCGAGCTCTCCGAGTACACTCGCGAGGACGCGCTTTACACGAAGCAGATGCTGCTGGAGCCGTTGCCGCCGCGTGCGAGGACCGACGCCCCGGCGCCTCGCGCCGAGGGGTCGCCCCCCACGCCCGAGCCGGCCAGTTCCTCGTGA
- a CDS encoding aconitate hydratase: MAQQHNPFGTFDRFALGSGDRGGFHSLVRLEEAGLGRISRLPISLRIVLESVLRNCDGKRVREADVAALAAWRPRAERTDEVPFVVARILLQDFTGVPLVVDLAAMRSAAARMDHDPGLIEPLVPVDLVVDHSVQVDYSGVRDALRLNMEMEFKRNRARYQFLKWGRQAFNGFNVVPPGIGIVHQVNLEYLARGVLKRGDVYYPDTLVGTDSHTTMVNGLGIVGWGVGGIEAEAGMLGQPLYILTPDVVGVHMQGALRDGVTATDLVLHVTEMLRKARVVGKFVEFHGDGAASLTTTDRATIGNMAPEYGATVGYFPVDENACRYLEATGRPPEQVDAFRRYFQAQGMFGMPRGGEIDYSEVIELDLDSVRPAISGPRRPQDRIDLADVNERFAALLGASPAEGGYGIAPGARAKRFTVRTGVSLADRPVATPLTGGGEQATETAPNASEPCTSDRDTNPDTEIEMMQNRPTPDRVEEVPPGEFARATVDVGHGDVVIAAITSCTNTSNPAVMVAAGLLARNAVARGLRVRPTVKTSLAPGSRVVTEYLRKLGLADGLDALGFQTVGYGCTTCIGNSGPLEPHLEEAITGNNLVVASVLSGNRNFEARVHQNIKANFLMSPPLVVAYALAGTMSVDLVDDPLGQDDEGRDVYLRDLWPTAQEVQSAIAGAADPEAYRTLYGDLGGANELWSDIESPTGKVYAWDDASTYIQEPPYFDRFSMSPEAPGDIVKARALAVFGDSVTTDHISPAGAIKANSPAGLYLQERGVEPRDFNSYGSRRGNHHVMVRGTFANVRIRNRMVPGVEGGFTVHYPSGEQMSIYDAAVRYQSAGTPLLVFAGEEYGTGSSRDWAAKGTRLLGVRAVVATSFERIHRSNLVGMGVLPLQFRAGQSATTLALTGEETFEVLGIAANLTPRMDLTLVIHRPTGERDTVPVTVRIDTPVEVDYYLGGGILPYVLRQLVRGE; the protein is encoded by the coding sequence ATGGCGCAGCAGCACAACCCGTTTGGCACCTTCGACCGCTTCGCGCTCGGTTCCGGCGATCGCGGGGGCTTCCACTCGCTCGTCAGGCTCGAGGAGGCCGGGTTGGGCCGAATCTCCCGCCTCCCGATCAGTCTGCGAATCGTGCTCGAGTCGGTCCTGCGCAACTGCGACGGCAAGCGGGTCCGCGAGGCCGACGTGGCGGCGCTCGCCGCCTGGCGCCCGCGCGCCGAGCGCACCGATGAGGTGCCCTTCGTGGTCGCGCGGATCCTGCTGCAGGACTTCACCGGTGTTCCACTCGTGGTGGACCTGGCCGCCATGCGCAGCGCCGCCGCCCGCATGGACCACGACCCCGGCCTGATCGAGCCGCTCGTGCCCGTTGACCTGGTGGTGGACCACTCGGTGCAGGTCGATTACTCCGGCGTTCGCGACGCGCTGCGCCTGAACATGGAGATGGAGTTCAAGCGCAACCGCGCGCGCTACCAGTTCCTGAAGTGGGGCCGACAGGCGTTCAACGGCTTCAACGTCGTCCCTCCCGGCATCGGCATTGTGCATCAGGTTAACCTGGAGTACCTGGCGCGGGGCGTGCTCAAGCGCGGCGATGTCTACTACCCCGACACGCTGGTTGGCACCGACTCGCACACCACCATGGTCAACGGCCTGGGCATCGTCGGGTGGGGCGTGGGCGGCATCGAGGCGGAGGCCGGCATGCTCGGCCAGCCGCTCTACATCCTCACGCCCGACGTCGTCGGCGTGCACATGCAGGGCGCCCTGCGCGATGGAGTCACGGCGACCGACCTGGTGCTCCACGTGACCGAGATGCTGCGCAAGGCGCGCGTCGTCGGCAAGTTCGTGGAGTTCCATGGCGATGGGGCGGCCTCGCTGACGACGACCGATCGGGCCACCATCGGGAACATGGCGCCCGAGTATGGCGCGACCGTGGGGTACTTCCCGGTGGACGAGAACGCCTGTCGCTACCTGGAGGCGACGGGCAGGCCGCCCGAGCAGGTCGACGCGTTCCGGCGCTACTTCCAGGCGCAGGGGATGTTCGGCATGCCGCGTGGCGGAGAGATCGACTATTCCGAGGTGATTGAGCTCGACCTTGATTCGGTGAGGCCGGCGATCTCGGGCCCTCGCCGCCCCCAGGACCGCATCGACCTGGCCGACGTGAACGAGCGCTTTGCGGCGCTGCTCGGGGCGTCGCCCGCCGAGGGCGGCTACGGCATTGCGCCGGGCGCCCGGGCGAAGCGATTCACGGTGCGCACCGGCGTGAGTCTGGCGGATCGACCCGTCGCGACGCCGCTGACCGGCGGCGGCGAGCAGGCTACCGAGACGGCGCCAAACGCCTCCGAGCCCTGCACGAGCGACCGCGACACGAACCCGGACACCGAGATTGAGATGATGCAGAACCGGCCCACCCCGGACCGGGTGGAGGAAGTCCCGCCGGGCGAGTTCGCGCGCGCGACGGTGGATGTGGGGCACGGCGATGTTGTGATCGCCGCCATCACCTCCTGCACCAACACGTCCAACCCCGCGGTGATGGTTGCCGCCGGCCTGCTGGCGCGCAACGCCGTCGCGCGGGGGCTACGCGTGAGGCCCACGGTCAAGACATCGCTGGCGCCGGGCTCGCGCGTGGTCACCGAGTACCTGCGCAAGCTGGGCCTGGCGGATGGTCTGGATGCGCTGGGGTTCCAGACGGTGGGCTACGGGTGCACGACCTGTATCGGCAACTCGGGCCCGCTGGAGCCGCATCTCGAGGAGGCGATCACGGGCAACAACCTGGTGGTGGCGAGCGTTCTCAGCGGGAATCGCAACTTCGAGGCGCGCGTGCACCAGAACATCAAGGCCAACTTCCTGATGAGCCCCCCGCTGGTAGTTGCCTATGCCCTCGCCGGCACGATGTCCGTCGACCTGGTGGACGACCCGCTCGGCCAGGACGACGAGGGCCGCGACGTCTACCTGCGCGACCTGTGGCCTACCGCGCAGGAGGTCCAGTCTGCGATCGCGGGCGCGGCCGACCCCGAGGCCTACCGGACCCTGTACGGCGACCTCGGCGGCGCCAACGAGTTGTGGAGCGACATCGAGAGCCCGACGGGGAAGGTCTACGCCTGGGATGATGCTTCGACCTACATCCAGGAGCCACCCTACTTCGACCGCTTCAGCATGTCGCCGGAGGCTCCGGGCGACATCGTCAAGGCGCGCGCTCTCGCCGTTTTCGGCGACTCCGTCACCACCGACCACATCAGCCCGGCCGGGGCCATCAAGGCGAATTCCCCGGCCGGCCTCTACCTCCAGGAGCGCGGCGTGGAACCGCGCGACTTCAACAGCTACGGCTCGCGGCGTGGCAACCACCACGTCATGGTGCGCGGCACGTTCGCGAACGTGCGCATCCGCAACCGCATGGTGCCCGGGGTGGAGGGCGGCTTCACCGTGCACTACCCGAGCGGCGAGCAGATGAGCATCTACGACGCGGCCGTACGCTACCAGTCCGCGGGGACGCCCCTGCTCGTCTTCGCGGGAGAGGAGTACGGAACGGGCAGCTCGCGCGACTGGGCCGCCAAGGGCACGCGGCTCCTCGGCGTGCGCGCGGTGGTGGCCACGAGCTTCGAGCGCATCCATCGCTCCAACCTGGTGGGAATGGGCGTGCTGCCGCTGCAGTTCAGGGCGGGCCAGAGCGCCACCACGCTGGCGCTGACCGGCGAGGAGACGTTCGAGGTGCTCGGAATCGCCGCCAATCTGACGCCGCGGATGGACCTGACCCTCGTCATCCATCGCCCGACGGGCGAGAGGGACACCGTGCCGGTCACAGTGCGGATCGACACGCCGGTGGAGGTGGACTACTACCTGGGAGGCGGCATTCTGCCGTACGTGCTACGGCAACTCGTCAGGGGCGAGTAG
- a CDS encoding LysR family transcriptional regulator yields MDTYQLEAFEAVVTHGSFARAAADLHLTQPAVTRQIASLESSLRTRLFERLGRGVRITSSGEALHLQAGAIVRLVAAAREEMADIEA; encoded by the coding sequence GTGGACACCTATCAGCTCGAGGCGTTCGAGGCCGTAGTGACGCACGGCAGCTTCGCGCGCGCGGCTGCCGACCTCCATCTCACCCAGCCGGCGGTGACACGCCAGATCGCATCGCTGGAGTCATCGCTGCGCACGCGCCTCTTCGAGCGCCTCGGCCGCGGTGTCCGCATCACCAGCTCCGGCGAAGCGCTGCACCTGCAAGCCGGGGCCATCGTGCGGCTGGTGGCGGCCGCGCGCGAGGAGATGGCGGACATCGAGGCGTGA
- a CDS encoding DedA family protein, whose amino-acid sequence MSREREEERRLDLILHLDKHLREIFENYGSLTYLFLFLIVFCETGLVVTPFLPGDSLLFAAGALAGTGALSVSVIVPLLMCAALLGDNVNYAVGKFLGPRLLRGDSSRLLNRKHLERTHAFFERHGGKTIIMARFVPIVRTFAPFVAGVGAMTYPRFLAYSVGAAALWVGVCVYAGYFFGGLPVVKSNFALAIIAVIALSVLPAFIEIVRHRRRAAAERA is encoded by the coding sequence CTGAGCCGCGAGCGCGAAGAGGAGCGACGATTGGACCTGATCCTGCATCTCGACAAGCACCTGAGAGAGATCTTCGAGAACTACGGAAGCCTGACGTACCTGTTTCTGTTCCTGATCGTCTTTTGTGAGACGGGGCTCGTCGTGACGCCCTTTCTGCCGGGCGACTCGCTCCTGTTTGCGGCCGGGGCGCTGGCCGGCACGGGCGCCCTCAGCGTGAGCGTGATCGTCCCGCTGCTCATGTGCGCGGCGCTCCTGGGCGACAACGTGAACTACGCGGTCGGCAAGTTCCTGGGCCCGCGCCTGCTCCGCGGCGACTCGTCGCGCCTGCTCAATCGCAAGCATCTCGAACGTACCCATGCCTTCTTCGAGCGTCACGGCGGCAAGACCATCATCATGGCCCGCTTCGTGCCGATCGTCCGAACGTTCGCGCCGTTCGTGGCCGGGGTAGGGGCTATGACCTACCCGCGCTTCCTGGCCTACAGCGTCGGGGCCGCGGCGCTCTGGGTCGGCGTCTGCGTCTACGCGGGCTACTTCTTCGGCGGCCTGCCGGTGGTGAAGAGCAACTTCGCCCTGGCGATCATTGCCGTCATCGCGCTGTCGGTACTGCCGGCCTTCATCGAGATCGTGCGGCACCGTCGCCGTGCCGCGGCAGAGCGCGCATGA